One genomic segment of Odocoileus virginianus isolate 20LAN1187 ecotype Illinois chromosome 17, Ovbor_1.2, whole genome shotgun sequence includes these proteins:
- the TEFM gene encoding transcription elongation factor, mitochondrial, with protein sequence MNVPSLILVGGRWRCFPLPLGYSLFQALHNSCCRKESTAPKKIIPHVDFSDETAKESGKTLEKLFSSEQKASILHVLNTASNKELEAFKLLRGRKSLNIVEHREKFGPFQTLESLMNVPLFQYQITVQVCNSILNPETEGKKKKLQESRLLRKLIKPEIGRERVKAVNSIVSIVSGTRRIAWAHLDRKLAVLDWQQTEYCQLMKGSYLSSVYLEEISSIISKMPKADFYVLEKTGPSFQNPSLFPVLLHFHMTEAMLYALLNTTFAQDGCHQVLSMNRNAVGKHFELMIGDTRTSGKEVVKQLLSESVLRDEPRVFFPPAKIVRYRQMFSSTEHNRVEELYDSLLQAIAFYELAVHNTES encoded by the exons ATGAACGTACCTAGTCTCATCTTGGTGGGAG ggAGATGGAGATGTTTTCCACTTCCATTAGGGTACTCCTTATTCCAGGCCCTACATAATTCCTGCTGTCGGAAAGAATCCACTGCACCAAAGAAAATCATTCCGCATGTCGATTTTTCTGATGAGACCGCAAAGGAGTCTGGAAAGACACTTGAGAAGCTCTTCTCTTCAGAACAGAAGGCTTCCATCTTGCATGTGTTGAATACAGCATCGAATAAAGAACTTGAAGCTTTCAAACTGCTTCGTGGAAGAAAGTCCCTCAATATTGTAGAACACAGAGAAAAGTTTGGACCATTTCAGACTTTGGAGAGTTTAATGAATGTGCCCTTGTTTCAGTATCAAATCACCGTTCAAGTTTGTAACTCCATTCTTAACCCAGAGAccgaagggaagaaaaagaagttacaggAAAGTCGGCTCTTGAGAAAGCTCATCAAACCAGAAATAGGAAGAGAGAGAGTTAAG GCAGTTAATAGTATTGTATCCATTGTTTCTGGTACTCGAAGAATTGCCTGGGCTCACCTCGATCGTAAATTGGCAGTACTGGACTGGCAGCAAACCGAATATTGCCAATTGATGAAAGGATCATACCTATCATCTGTCTATTTAGAAGAG atTTCGTCAATCATTTCAAAGATGCCTAAAGCGGACTTCTATGTTCTGGAAAAAACAGGACCTTCATTTCAGAACCCATCTCTGTTTCCGGTGCTGTTACATTTTCATATGACAGAAGCCATGCTGTACGCCTTACTGAATACAACGTTTGCCCAGGACGGTTGTCATCAGGTGCTGAGCATGAATCGAAATGCAGTGGGGAAGCATTTTGAGTTGATGATTGGGGACACACGGACTAGTGGGAAAGAGGTGGTGAAGCAGCTCCTCTCAGAGTCTGTCCTGAGAGATGAGCCGCGGGTGTTCTTCCCACCCGCAAAGATAGTCCGCTACAGACAGATGTTTTCATCTACCGAACACAACAGAGTGGAGGAGTTATATGATTCATTATTACAAGCTATTGCCTTCTATGAACTGGCTGTTCATAATACTGAATCTTAA